CCCCCCCCACCCACCCCCCCACCCCCCCCCCCCCCCCACCCCCCCCCCCCGCCCGGCCCCCCCCCCCCCCCCCCCCCGACGTATCACAGCTCGAAAGCGCTTGAGCCGTTCAAATCCGCGATCGATTACGACGATACGATCGAAACCTTTTTATCCAAGATCGACGCGCTGAAAAAATCTAACGCGTTGGCGACGACGCGCGCCGATCGCGTCTAATTGCGCGCCGCCAAAACCGCATTGAAACTTAAAAATATACCGATTATGCATAGCGGCGGGCGCGATCGCGCGAGCCGAAACGCGATTGTTAGACGGACGAGTTTATTATAACCGCGCTTTTGCGGGGGCGCGGGCTAAGATCGCCGCGGTTGGCAAAGAGAGATTAAAAGCAAAATGGCGGCGGCTCGCGGATAGCGACAGCGTCGCTTTATATAAACGCAAAAACGACGACGCGTTTGATATGTTTATATTTACGAAGGTTTTTGAACGATTGGCGCGGTTAGTTTTTGCGTTGATCGCGTCCGTTTCGGTATGTTCGCGGCGGATTTTTGAGCGATTGGCGCGGCGTTTTGGACGCTCTCTGATTAGCGATCTGGCGCCTATTGCAAACGTCGAAAGATTAGAAACTTAACTATCGACGCGTTGCACGCCGCTTTTTGATCGCGTCGATTGAACAAGTTCTAGCGGCTCGTTTATAAGCGCCAGCGCCGCGTTTGCCGCCTGTTCTATCCATTCGCCAAGCGCCGCCGTTTCGTCCGCGCTCCAATTGTCCAGCACATAATCGGCGGCGTTTTGCTCTCTATTTGGGCGACCAACCCCCATTCTCGCGCGAAAGTAGTCCGCGCCGCAGAGCGCGTCGATCGATTTCAGCCCGTTATGCCCGCCGCTCGAGCCGCCGAACTTGAAACGAAGCGCGCCAAAGGGCAGATCGAGATCGTCGTGCGCCGCGATAATTTTTTCTGGTTTATAGAAGTTTTTGACCGCCAAAACGCTTTCGCCGCTGAGATTCATAAAGGTTGTCGGTTTTAGGATCAGCAGATCGCCGCTTTTATATAACTCGCCCTTGAAAGCGGCTTTTGAGACGTTGGCGGGCTTTAGCCGCTCGATTAGGTTATCGGCAAGCAAAAAACCCGCGTTGTGCCTTGTGCGCTCGTATCGCTTGGTTGGATTGCCAAGCCCTACGATCAGCGTCATTTAGCTTTGATAACTCCGGCGACGGCTATGCGACCGTCAAGTAGGATTTTAACGCCCTTGGGGGCTTTAGCGTCGCGCGCCAAAATCGTGTCGTTCACGTCTAACGCGCTTACGTCAAAAGTGAAAGAATCGGGCAGGTCTTTGCCAAGACACTGGACGGGAATACGTTTTTTCATCGTGATAAACACGCCTTTGTTCTTAACGCCTTTGGGAGTTCCAACGGTTTTAACGGGGACAAGATAACGGGCGAGCTTGTCTTTGACCACTTCGCGCAGATCGACGTGGAGCAGATCGTCGCCGACGGGATCGGCTTGATACTCTTCGATTACGACATGGCGTTTTTTGTCGCCGACTTTTACGTCAAACGCGAGCTTAGTCTTATTTTTTACGAAGCGAATAAAGTCGTTTTTCTTAAACGCCGCGTTAACGTTCGGTTCGCCGCCGCCGTAGATATTGGCGATCAGATAACCATCTTTGCGGAGCGCTTTAGTCGCGCTCTTAGCCGTACTCTCTCTGATTATGCCTTCTAGCATGTTAGAAATCCTTGCGTAAATTTGCCGCCGCCAAAAATCTTTGGCGGCAAACAAGGGCGCGGATTATACTAAAACTTAGCCAAAATTTTGTTTAATCTTGATAATACCAGCCTCTTTTGGCAGATTGATCTTTTCCGCAACCGCTCCGCGAATGCGAATTTTTAAATCGTCGGGGCTATTGGCGTTAGCCAACGCCTCCTCTTCGCTGATCGATCCCGCCTTATAGAGATCGAAAAGCGACTGATCGAAAGTCTGCGTGCCGTAGATCTCCCTGCCTTCCGCGAGCGCGTCTTGCACCTCGTCGTCGCGGTAATTGGCGATCATATCGATTACGCGCGGCGTATCGAGCAACATCTCAATCGCCGGCGCGCGCTTGTTGTTCGTGGTTTTGACAAGCCGCTGAGAAACGATGCCCACAAGCGTGCTGGCGAGCATAAGACGGACGCGGTTTTGCTCCTCTTTGGCGAACATTCCGATCACGCGGTTGATCGTCTCTTTGCTATCGAGCGTGTGCAGCGTGGATAGCACCAAATGTCCCGTTTCGGCGGCGCGCAACGCGATTTCAATAGTTTCCAGATCGCGCATTTCGCCCACGAGAATAATATCGGGGTCCTCGCGAAGCGCGCCGCGCAAGGCGTTCGCAAAGCTCAACGTATCCTCGCCGATAGTGCGTTGGTTGATAATACATCTTTTGTCGCGATGGACAAACTCGATCGGATCTTCGATGGTAATGATATGCTCGCGTCGTTTTTCGTTGATCTCGTCGATAATAGCCGCCAACGTGGTCGATTTGCCGCTTCCCGTTACGCCCGTAACCAAGATCAGCCCGCGCTTTTTCGTCGTGAGCGCGTATAACGATTTAGGCAGTCCGAGATCGGAAATTGTCTGAATATCGGTCGGGATCGTTCTAAACACCGCAGAAAGTCCGTCTTTTTGGAAAAAGGCGTTGGCGCGAAAACGAAATTTTTCGTCTAGTTGAAAGGTAAAATCGATCTCCTTGTTGGCTACCAGCTCGCCAAAGCGCCCGCGCAACATCTCCTTCGCCATCGTCAGCGCGTCGGCGCGGCTCATTACGTCTTCGCTTAAAGGCGTAATATCGCCTCTTATGCGCCCCATAATTTTCTGCCCCGCTTTTATATGCAGGTCGCTACCGTTTTTCTGAATGAGCGTTTTAAGATAGCCTTTTACGCGCTCCGTTACCTCAAAACTTAATTCCGCCACATTTACTTCGACAGGCACGCTTCCTCCTTACTAACGGCTAGTCAAGCCAAAGTCAAAATTATATCTGAAAAAGCCCGTTCAAATAAGGCTAATCCTTCGGCTAAAAGTTTATCGCATAAGCGCTCAAAATCTATGCCTTTAGCGTCAAGCTCGCCAAAGAACGCGGCGATTTTCTCAGGCGCGATCGGCAGTCGGTTTTCGCGATCGCCGCTCGCTAAAAAAGCGTCGATAGCCGTTAGCGGCGCGGTATTGATAAGATTATCGCCCAACAGCTCGCGGATATAGTAATCGGCGCTTAGCCCGCCGCCCTTAACGCCCGTGCTGGCAAATAGGGCGCGAACGTTTTTGCCGTCCGCATTCGCGATCATATTGTAGTGGTTGGCGGCGTTTATAATCCCCGTTTTGGCTCTAAGCTCTTTTGGGAGCCGCTCGTCGATCTCGCGATCAAAACGGCTAACAAAAACGCTAATCACAAGCGGCGTTTGGCTTCCCTTCGCCGCGCTTAACAGCTTGCGCGTCTGATCCGTCGAAAAAACAAGCGTCGCGTTAGTTGGAATGCCGAGCTTTAATAGCTCTTTTATCGCTATTACGCCCTCGTTTGTGGCGGGGATTTTTATCATAACGTTTTCGCGTCCGATCGCTTTGTGGAGCCTGCGCGCCTCTTCGATCGCGCTTGGCGCGTCGTAAGCAAACGCCGGATCGACCTCTATGCTGACAAAGCCGTCTTGCCCGTCGAAATAGGGTTTTAGCGCGTCGGCGGCGTTTTGCGCGTCGGCGATCGCAAGCGCTTCATACAGCCGTTTGCCCAAAACGCCCGCGCCCTTTAACCTCTCTATCTGCGTTTTATAAGAGTCTTTGCCGACAATCGCCTGCTTGAAGATCGCGGGGTTGGTAGTAACGCCGCGCGCGCCGCGCCGCAGGTATTCGGGCAGATCGCCGACGATAAAATCTCGATCAAGATAGTCGATCCATAATGAAAAAGGCGTTTTGCTCACTGGCGTCCTTTGCGTTGATTCTTGCTATCCTAATACAAAAAGCCTTGCGCGGCGCTATTATCCGTGTTATAGTCCGCCAAATAGGCGTCCGCATTAGCATATGTTAGTTTTTTTGATGGCTGTTTGTCCAAAGCCGTTTCGGCGCTATTAGCCGAGCGATTGAAACCGTTGGAGCAACGCTATACGCATACGAAGCGCAAAGGAATAATTTACGGCAAACTAAACCGCAAAACTGAAATATGCGGCTACATAACGGCGAATAAAGCGACGCTTTTCTACAGTATAGCGGCGTTCGCTTTTTTTGCGATCATAGCTAGGCTAAGCAAAACGGTTTATTCGTTATTTTTTCATTTTTAACTTCGCAGACGCTCATAATATGCCCTTGCTAGCGGAACCTCAAACATATTCGCATATTTTTTTGTTTTAAGAGGCAAATTTTCTAAAAACCGCGTAATTTACGGCAAACAGATCGTTTAAAATACGGATAGAATACGGCTTTTTTCTGCGCGTCAGTATAGCGCCATAAGAAAACCGCGTTCTTTGCGTCTCTAAAGTATAAATTGAACGCTTGCGACGAACATCGACTTTGCGACGGTTTAATTTTATGGGGTTAAATAAATTTAACTATCGCAATTTTACTATAGCGTCGCCTACTAAGGACTAATTTTTGCTCGTCCATTAGTTTTATTTTATTTCCAACCGCAATTTTTGTTTCAGCGCGCTTTGACAATAAAGCTAAATCGTTAATTCCGTCGTTGACCAAATACCATATATTAGATTGATTTTCAAAACGCCCAACACATGTATCTTGATTACTGTTACAAATAATTTCTCGATCTATGTGCGATAAACGCAAAATCTGTCCAAATCCGCCTATCACTTTTTCATTATCGTATTTATAATCGCCGCTATGCGTTTGCGAATATAAATATAATACTGGTATTTGTTTGGTTTTGCCCACGCGCGTTTTTACGTAAGCGATTCGTATTTTCTCTATTGATTTTTTAGTAGCTTCGATCAAAAAAATAAAGGCGTTTTTATAATTCCTAGCTCGGAGAGCTTTATAGGCTTCTATGGTAATATTAGTTTCTAGCCTATATAGCGCTAATAACACGGGAAAGAGGAGGATACATATCGATACGCATATAAGCAAAATTGTCCAAAAATGAAAACATACTATTGATTCTATTATTCGTTTCATTTTGCGATAGCGTATTTATAATTTGCTTCTTGACTGCCTTGATACATTGCCGCTTCCGTGTTGACGAACGATTTGGCTTGTATAGCTATGATAATCTTCAAAGTAGCTTGCGTTTGTTACGTTTACGCTTTCTCCTTCGCCAATCGCCAGAAAGTAAAAACCCGGACAGATGTTATAAAAACCAACAATACCGCTAACAGCGCGTTTTCGACTAACGACCGACGACTGACCTGGAAAGCCCGATCGCAATTCAACCAGTTCATTGCCGCTAAAAGCTTTCAGGTTTACTGAATAATCGATCTGACATTGAGCAAGCGCGCTTGCCGACAATAAGAGCATTATAAATGCTTTCTTCATATTTTCCTCCCTACATTTTAAGCTTCTACGCGCATTTGCGCTTAAGTATAAGCGACCGCGGAAACTTTGTTGTGTAACGACAAAACTCCTGCGGTCGCAAGATTGCAAAACAAACTATCCGACCACATAAGAACGCGCTATTAGCCCTAATAATACCAATATTATTATCAGAAAGCCAATGCCTGCTGGAATATTTTTCTGAACGCCGTCTTTCTCGATCTGGTCGCCGCCTTGCTTGAGAGGAAGATTGCCATCCCTTACTTGAAGAATCGAATAAAGGTAACCGGGAAAGGCGATTATCCAAACAAGGATCGTCGCAAAAAACACCAGTAAGGGTCCTGCGGTAAAAAAGCCTTTATAGCGTTTTAATTCTATAGACTTTGAAAAAACGGCAAGAGCTATTGCACTGGCAGAAATAATCGCGAAGCCGAATTTAAGCATATCGTCTTCAGCAAGCCCGAGAAAATCTGCCGCTATACTAGTCAGGATGTATATTCCGATCATACTACCGGCGGCAATGGCAAAATTTTTGCCGCTAAATTTTCCCCTTTCAGGATTGACCTGTTCAATGTCTTCGCTATTAACTTGGTTATCCATACGACCTCCTTTATCGTTTGTAAAATTCGGTAACCATTTGCTGTGATTGGTAGATTACGCTACTGGCATAATTAACTACCTCCTTCTTTTATGATTTGTTTCACGCTTCTACCATCTGTACGATGATAAGGCGACCGCCTTCCTTACTATCAAGCAACAATCGTTTGCCTTCAAGCAATTCGACTTTGTCGCCTATCGCAATCTGAACGGATTCGCCTTCAGTCACATCAGTTAAGTTTGGTAACCCTTCATTAACCAGCCACCATTCGCCGTTATGTTGCAAAAAATAACCAATACGTTTTTTACTCGCATTGTCCAACTTTTCATTTGGCGCAATCAGGCGATTCGCATGCCACCAAAAAAGTGATTGTCCAGACCAAACCATAATGCGATGATCGTCTGACCTAAAAGAACCTTTAGAGCGAGACGAATAAAGGTTTAAAACAGGTAATTTACCTTTATATAAAGCGCCACAAAAAGGGCATTTAGGTTTTGTTGAATTATCAAATACAAACCATTTTTGAGCACAGTTTGGGTTCTGACAAGGCTGAATCAAATCAATGGTTTTCACCAGCGCTATCTCCCAATCATTAGCGCTTGGACGCGCGGCGGGGTTGTGCAACCCATCGATAAAAGCGTGTTCAAAAAGTTTTTTAAGATATGGACCTGTCAGCATGTAAGGCAACTTGTCAGTATTTGCCCATGGAAGCTCCCATTTTTCAGCTCTATCTATTTTAATGCGATTTGACCTATCCGCAGGGTGTTCAATAAAAAGCGCCTTTTCACCCATACTTAGCTGCTCATCTTGCGCTTCATCGTTAATATTATGCACTTTGGCGCCGCGAAGCGGATGCCGATACAAAAGATACATATAGATCAAAACCGCTAAAGCATGCAAATCTGTTTCACGACGCGGAAGACAACGCAAAGGATCGTCTTTTTTGAGATGGCTTGTTTTAACCACTTCTGGCGCTATAAAATCTGGAGTGCCTACAACGTCAGGCGGATATTTCCCCGGCACAACCAAACCGTCCACGTCAATAACACATGCGAATCCGCCTGAAGGATCGACTAACACATTTTTGTAGCTTAAATCAGAATGAGCAAGTCCAGCGGCATGCATTCGTCGAATAGCGCGTGCAATTGTTAGACAAATTTTGAGATGATTAAGCCAGTCGCCAAGTTCTCTCGGATCTATGTGGCGATTACGTAATTTGGGCGCGGCAAACCACTTACCCTCTTTTTCCTTACCTTTAATACCAAGAGTGTCGTTATTGATAGAACCGTACTTAAAAAAGAAATGTTTAGGGTATGTAGGCGCTACAATGCCTAATTTTCCGTTGTGTTCCAGCATAGCAGTAGGCCAGCAAAACAGATTTTTCCAATAATCGCCGCCAGCTTGATTGAATATGCTCTCTTTATATTTTCCGGTGATCATACTAAGACGATCTTTTGCTTGAAAATCCTGTTTGTTTTTATAAAATCCTACAACATAGGAGCGATCGGGCGAAAAATAAACGTCTTTCATTGCGCCTGAACCGATAATATTATCGTCCCACTCTACGTTTTGCCCATCGACAGTTTTTCCTTTAATTATTGCCATGATATTTATCAAACCATTGAATTGCAATCGTACGGTCATCATGATTTCCAGGAGACCAAAAATCAAGCCATTCGAGCAGTTTTTTGTCGGGCTTTTCGTCGGATAGTATCGGTTCAATCTCTTGCCATAAAGCGTCCCATCTGACAGGATCGTTTAATCCGTTATCTGTCTCAAATTTTGGATCGCTAACGCCGTCGGTCATTAAAAAAATAGCTTTTACATCCGAAAGTAGACCGATTTTGATTCGCTTGTTAAATCCATCGCCGTCTTGCAATATAGCGCGATCTAAAAAGCGCGTCTGCCCCGCATATTCGCCCTCGTCCGGAACTCCCAATACTTTAATTTTTACTTCGCTGTTTGGACTGTAAGCGGCAATTGCACCATCGCCAACCCAAAAAGAGGCGACAAAAACTTTATCGCCAATCTTTCGTGCAATAACCGCAAGTAGCGTAGTTGCCATATCTCGCGATTGCGCCGAATAAGATCGCGTAGAAGTTGTTTCTATAGTATCCACCGCGTTTTTTATGGCTTCTTGAAACAAGCTATATATTTTTTGCTGAACATTTTGCTTTTCGCCGTCCCATCGACTAATCAGAATGGATAATTCATTACCGCTTGTACCTTTTAGCCGCTCGCTGATCAGTACGCCAACAGCATGACTCGCCTCTTTTGATCCAATTCTTGATAGTTTTGCGCTTCCCGCGCCGTCAGCTACAACCAAAACGCTCCAACCATCGTTATAACCGACAAAAAAATCGTCGTCTCGAAAACTGCCAACGTGCGCATGCGATCGCCCTCGTCTGCTTGCAGCAACTATACAAATATTGTTTTCATTAATAATCTTGCTATCGGTATGAGATTTTGGATACGGCAGATTTTGATCTGGCTCATTATTTTGCCACAGATCGCGCGGATCTGGATTAATTATCAGCATTCCTTCTCCGCCTCGGGTTACGTTTGCCTCGGTTCTGTAATATACGTTGAACTTGAACTCGCCGCTTTTATTAGGTATTCCGCTAACTAGCTGTTTCTCCTCGTTGAAAAAGAGACCTATATCTTCCTTTTCAGCAAATTTAACATTTTCTATTTTTTTAATTTCATCACCGTCCGTTTTAATAATCGCTTCATATTTTTCTCCTTTTTTCGCGTTTGGCAACAAAAATCGAATTGGTTTAATAATCTGTTTTATAGGATGTGTTTCCGCTACCTTCGCCCCTTTGTCGTTAAGCGTATTTTGATTTTCTTTGTAGGCTTGTAAGCCCTTAGCGTTTGCGTTCATATTTTCTCCTTTACAGGTTTTGAATTTACTCCATTCATATTCGATCTGTTTGATAAAGTTTTGAACCGCTTCCTTTACCATTGGTTGTTTAACAAATTCGCTCAGATCGTTGTCCTTGATTTCGCCGCTAAATAATAGCGACTGATTGTCGCGCACCCTAAATATCTTAAAGGAGACGTCCTCTATTGTATGTTGTTCGTTTGCCATTATTATCCTAAGGATCGTCCGACGTCGAAATCGCCGCCGCCTTCGCCTCCGAAAAACAGCTCGCTACCGCACCATGGGCAGGTTGCTTCGCCACCGCTTGTGCAAGTCAATTTGCCGCAATCGCACATTGCAAACGCCGAGTGATTACCGCAATATGGGCAACTTGGCGCTCCATCTAAAAGCGAAGTATTAACTTTGATCGCCGACGCTTGTGCCTGCGACCATTTGAAATACTCCTCGTCGATCATAAACGCGCCCGCGACGTCGTAATATGCGATCTCAGCTTTATGCTTTTCGCCGCCTAATTTGACGAGCGATCGCTCGTATTTGATCAGATACGGCTTTTTTACTTTCTGGCAACGTCCAACCAATACTACGCACGAATCGTCAGTATTTGCTGGTAACTCTTTGACTAGTTTCAACTCAATTCCGTCAAGATCAGGTAGCGGGTTATTTTCCGCTCCTTCGCCTATGCTTTTACTTTGTGCGATCGTGGAGTCCGAAATCCACTTAATCAAAGCGGTATATTCGTTTTTGTCCGCTTCTTCATAAATAATCACATTTTCCGTCAGCTTTTTTAGCGTCGCAAAATCCGCCTCTTTTCCAAGACCAATAGCGATCAATGTAACTCTCCTAGCGTATTTTGCCTGCCAACGGGAGATTGCCGTATCGGTTTTGTCAGTAGAGCGTCCGTCTGTGATCAAAAAAACAAACGGTTTCCAATCCCCTTTTTGCTCAGTCGTAGTTTTTGCTACGCGGCAATCTATCTCGTCCATTAGTATATCAAGCGCCAATCCCAAACTAGTTCCAGCGCCAAGCGGCAGCTTTGGCGGATAAAACGAGTAGAGTTCCGTTAGCGGCGCGATAGTTTTGGCTACGCCGGCAAAAGCGATTACCGATATATAGACTGTTTCTAGCGCATACGGATTAGAGCGAAGCGCGCCGACAATCACACCCATAGCATTTTGCATCTTATCAAGCTTATCGCCAATCATCGACTCCGAACAATCTAGCAAGAAAAATACTGGGAGACGCCTCATTCATTCTCCTTTATATAACCACATTTACTTCAGGCGGAGGAGGCGGTAGATTTACCTGCTCCGTTAGTCCATTACTGCTCGAGCCGATCGATACTGAAGCTGAAACCCATTTGAAAAATCCTAGAAAAGCAGCGCTGTCCATAGTATCAAGCGTTACTACGCGATCGGTAAGTTCCAGTAGCGCCTCGCTCTTTGCTTTTGGACCTGCAGCACATGCTAAAATGGAACCGAAATTGCGTTTTTTGATCTCGATGATCGCTTTGCGATACATCTGTAAATCGCTTGGGTTGCCATCGGTCATAACAAATAGCAATGGTCGCCAATCACCCTTTGTCTCTTTCGTATTTTTTCTTACATCACGATCTACGCGCTCTACTAAAAGCATTAAAGCGGCGCCCAAGAAAGTCGCGCCTGATTGTGGAACAATTATCTCGCCAAGCTGAACGTCGCTTAATGCCGTTAAAGGCATTATCTCTCTTGCTTCAATGTCGAACGTAATAATCGACATATATACGCTATCTAACGCATATGGATCTTGACGCATCGCGCTAAGCATCGCCTGTAATCCAACATTGACCGAATGGATAGGCTCGCCTTTCATGGAGCCAGAAGTATCCAATAGAATATAAACTGGCAATCGCCTAACAGACATCACAAATACCGTTTTAGCCAATCAACAAAAGTATCGCTAGAATCAGGCGCTCCTATGGCGTTAAATTTCCATCCGCTTTCTTCTCGCTCCAACTCGGCAAATAGTAGTGATCTGTATTGCGAAAAACTTTCGCCGCCGCTTAGATCAAAACGAACCATTTCTTTGCCTTTTGCATCAACCGCTCGTATAAAAGCATTTTGTACTTTGCCGAAACTCTGTTTTTTCTGAATGCCCTGATATATTTGAACGACAAAGGCAATTTTTGCAAATTGCGACGGTAGATCGTTTAGCTTGACGATGATCTGTTCATCGTCGCCCTCTCCAGCGCCCGTACGGTTATCGCCCGTAAGCCAAATTGAACCGCTTGTATGACGCAGATTATTAAAAAATACAATATCTCCGCCAACCAAGCGATCATTGCCCGCATTGTGAACTTTACCGTCGCTGTGGCAAAGAAAAGCAACCGCGTCAAGATCGTAATCTTCCTCTTTAGTTCCGCCAAAAACGCTTGCGAGCAAACCTTTATTATCTTCCTTGACATCCCAGCCAAGTCCAATTGTCACAAGCGAAAGATCGTTGTCGCTTTTTTTGAGACTAACGCCTTGTCCTTTTTTAAGTGAAATTGCCATTTCGTGTCCTTTCTTATATTACGATATTGACTTCTGGCGGAGGAGGAGGCAAATCGTCTAATCCGCCGATCTCTTTTTGTGTCTGATCAACCTTTTGAGAGCCAGTTGTAATAGAGGCGCTAACCCACTTGAAAAACGCTTTAATTGTGTCAGCGTCTGCCGTATCGAGCGAAACCACAACCTCTGTAATCAACTTCAATGTCGCGGTGTCCGCGCCTGATCCCGCCGCGCAGGCAACGATAATCGCCGTTTTGACGTTTTTTAGCGCGTCAATACCTTTGCGCACGTTGTCGGTAGGCGATCCGTCCGTCATCAAAAACACTATAGGTTTCCAATCGCCCTTGACGTCGGGAGTAGTCTTGATAACTTCCGTCTCAATTTTTGAGGCAAGTAAGCTAAGCGCCTCGCCAAGCGCGGTCGCCCCGGAAGCGGTTATACTTGGCTGTTGAAACGCGCTAAGTTCCGTGAGAGGGACAAGCTGCTTTGCCGAGCTGTCAAAGGTTATTACGGAAAGATACGCCGTTTCAAGCGCGTAAGGGTCTTGCCTCAACGTTGAAACTAAAATTTGAACGCCATTTTTCACCGCTTCGATCGGCTCGCCGCTCATAGAGCCTGAAGTATCTAGTAG
The sequence above is a segment of the Helicobacteraceae bacterium genome. Coding sequences within it:
- a CDS encoding 50S ribosomal protein L25/general stress protein Ctc, whose translation is MLEGIIRESTAKSATKALRKDGYLIANIYGGGEPNVNAAFKKNDFIRFVKNKTKLAFDVKVGDKKRHVVIEEYQADPVGDDLLHVDLREVVKDKLARYLVPVKTVGTPKGVKNKGVFITMKKRIPVQCLGKDLPDSFTFDVSALDVNDTILARDAKAPKGVKILLDGRIAVAGVIKAK
- a CDS encoding PilT/PilU family type 4a pilus ATPase, with the translated sequence MPVEVNVAELSFEVTERVKGYLKTLIQKNGSDLHIKAGQKIMGRIRGDITPLSEDVMSRADALTMAKEMLRGRFGELVANKEIDFTFQLDEKFRFRANAFFQKDGLSAVFRTIPTDIQTISDLGLPKSLYALTTKKRGLILVTGVTGSGKSTTLAAIIDEINEKRREHIITIEDPIEFVHRDKRCIINQRTIGEDTLSFANALRGALREDPDIILVGEMRDLETIEIALRAAETGHLVLSTLHTLDSKETINRVIGMFAKEEQNRVRLMLASTLVGIVSQRLVKTTNNKRAPAIEMLLDTPRVIDMIANYRDDEVQDALAEGREIYGTQTFDQSLFDLYKAGSISEEEALANANSPDDLKIRIRGAVAEKINLPKEAGIIKIKQNFG
- a CDS encoding transaldolase, with product MSKTPFSLWIDYLDRDFIVGDLPEYLRRGARGVTTNPAIFKQAIVGKDSYKTQIERLKGAGVLGKRLYEALAIADAQNAADALKPYFDGQDGFVSIEVDPAFAYDAPSAIEEARRLHKAIGRENVMIKIPATNEGVIAIKELLKLGIPTNATLVFSTDQTRKLLSAAKGSQTPLVISVFVSRFDREIDERLPKELRAKTGIINAANHYNMIANADGKNVRALFASTGVKGGGLSADYYIRELLGDNLINTAPLTAIDAFLASGDRENRLPIAPEKIAAFFGELDAKGIDFERLCDKLLAEGLALFERAFSDIILTLA
- a CDS encoding protein phosphatase 2C domain-containing protein; its protein translation is MANEQHTIEDVSFKIFRVRDNQSLLFSGEIKDNDLSEFVKQPMVKEAVQNFIKQIEYEWSKFKTCKGENMNANAKGLQAYKENQNTLNDKGAKVAETHPIKQIIKPIRFLLPNAKKGEKYEAIIKTDGDEIKKIENVKFAEKEDIGLFFNEEKQLVSGIPNKSGEFKFNVYYRTEANVTRGGEGMLIINPDPRDLWQNNEPDQNLPYPKSHTDSKIINENNICIVAASRRGRSHAHVGSFRDDDFFVGYNDGWSVLVVADGAGSAKLSRIGSKEASHAVGVLISERLKGTSGNELSILISRWDGEKQNVQQKIYSLFQEAIKNAVDTIETTSTRSYSAQSRDMATTLLAVIARKIGDKVFVASFWVGDGAIAAYSPNSEVKIKVLGVPDEGEYAGQTRFLDRAILQDGDGFNKRIKIGLLSDVKAIFLMTDGVSDPKFETDNGLNDPVRWDALWQEIEPILSDEKPDKKLLEWLDFWSPGNHDDRTIAIQWFDKYHGNN
- a CDS encoding VWA domain-containing protein; amino-acid sequence: MRRLPVFFLLDCSESMIGDKLDKMQNAMGVIVGALRSNPYALETVYISVIAFAGVAKTIAPLTELYSFYPPKLPLGAGTSLGLALDILMDEIDCRVAKTTTEQKGDWKPFVFLITDGRSTDKTDTAISRWQAKYARRVTLIAIGLGKEADFATLKKLTENVIIYEEADKNEYTALIKWISDSTIAQSKSIGEGAENNPLPDLDGIELKLVKELPANTDDSCVVLVGRCQKVKKPYLIKYERSLVKLGGEKHKAEIAYYDVAGAFMIDEEYFKWSQAQASAIKVNTSLLDGAPSCPYCGNHSAFAMCDCGKLTCTSGGEATCPWCGSELFFGGEGGGDFDVGRSLG
- a CDS encoding VWA domain-containing protein, which encodes MAKTVFVMSVRRLPVYILLDTSGSMKGEPIHSVNVGLQAMLSAMRQDPYALDSVYMSIITFDIEAREIMPLTALSDVQLGEIIVPQSGATFLGAALMLLVERVDRDVRKNTKETKGDWRPLLFVMTDGNPSDLQMYRKAIIEIKKRNFGSILACAAGPKAKSEALLELTDRVVTLDTMDSAAFLGFFKWVSASVSIGSSSNGLTEQVNLPPPPPEVNVVI
- a CDS encoding TerD family protein, which codes for MAISLKKGQGVSLKKSDNDLSLVTIGLGWDVKEDNKGLLASVFGGTKEEDYDLDAVAFLCHSDGKVHNAGNDRLVGGDIVFFNNLRHTSGSIWLTGDNRTGAGEGDDEQIIVKLNDLPSQFAKIAFVVQIYQGIQKKQSFGKVQNAFIRAVDAKGKEMVRFDLSGGESFSQYRSLLFAELEREESGWKFNAIGAPDSSDTFVDWLKRYL
- a CDS encoding VWA domain-containing protein, with translation MARRLPVYLLLDTSGSMSGEPIEAVKNGVQILVSTLRQDPYALETAYLSVITFDSSAKQLVPLTELSAFQQPSITASGATALGEALSLLASKIETEVIKTTPDVKGDWKPIVFLMTDGSPTDNVRKGIDALKNVKTAIIVACAAGSGADTATLKLITEVVVSLDTADADTIKAFFKWVSASITTGSQKVDQTQKEIGGLDDLPPPPPEVNIVI